In Crassostrea angulata isolate pt1a10 chromosome 6, ASM2561291v2, whole genome shotgun sequence, a genomic segment contains:
- the LOC128187491 gene encoding probable leucine--tRNA ligase, mitochondrial, with product MAHEDTEWLDPLAVFTTSPECIYGVSHIALPTKHRLNDKKYHKSSEKGDQKEILLSIEAIHPLTGESVPIIVSPDIQNIPYTPDNEHLAIPCISDEDKSVADAMGFSYDDVVDENYIVKSGQFSGLGREEACEAVLEYAKEKKIGGHLISLDSKDWLISRQRYWGTPIPIVHCSNCNAVPVPLNDLPVKLPAITEFTGKSSPLKQSTDWLKVTCPKCGSPAERETDTMDTFVDSSWYFLRYLDAHNTEAPFSSYKANKYMPVDLYIGGKEHAILHLYFARFFNHFLCDSGLLKHREPFIHLLTQGMVMGESYCVKSSGKYLRKDQVDFSGEKPVEKGTGEEVLVQWEKMSKSKYNGVDPQDVIDQYGVDATRLAILGTVPPKANREWSEQAFVNITRWQGRVWSTITTYIELAKDPKSSEMDPKKLTKIENALFQDRNHLIHEVTISLETLFNTSIVMTLLFDFMKKIKGVPDGAKHVSKEYEKCLADMIIMIAPFAPSFAEELWAGLSSVARSKDYQWHKSIFDQRWPSVDTNMMVKVKLVMNGGKSVGQISVKLKDCGCLSEEEVLQLCKKEAKFNRSVGDSFVGFQWSQNEFLQHVLDFSVPSHEQQNQYFKEERGKN from the exons ATGGCA CACGAAGATACAGAATGGCTGGATCCCTTAGCAGTTTTTACAACATCACCAGAGTGTATCTATGGAGTATCTCATATAGCCCTACCTACCAAACACAGACTGAATGATAAAAAGTACCATAAG TCCTCAGAGAAAGGTGACCAAAAAG AGATTTTACTGTCCATAGAGGCTATTCATCCATTAACTGGAGAATCAGTTCCTATCATCGTGTCTCCAGACATTCAGAATATACCATACACACCTGACAATGAGCATTTAG CCATTCCATGCATCAGTGACGAGGACAAATCAGTTGCTGATGCTATGGGGTTTTCCTATGATGATGTAGTTGATGAGAATTATATTGTTAAGTCTGGACAG TTTTCTGGACTCGGTAGAGAAGAGGCTTGTGAAGCTGTACTGGAGTATGCTAAA GAGAAGAAGATTGGCGGTCACCTGATCAGCCTGGACTCCAAGGATTGGCTGATCTCCAGACAGCGATATTGGGGAACTCCCATTCCCATCGTACACTGCAGCAACTGTAAC GCAGTACCAGTCCCACTGAATGATTTGCCAGTGAAACTTCCTGCTATCACAGAATTCACAGGGAAATCCTCACCATTGAAGCAATCCACTGACTGGCTCAAAGTGACATGTCCCAA ATGTGGCTCCCCAGCAGAAAGAGAGACAGACACAATGGATACGTTTGTGGACTCCTCATGGTATTTCCTGCGTTATCTGGACGCTCACAACACGGAGGCTCCGTTCTCATCGTACAAAGCCAACAAGTACATGCCTGTAGATCTGTACATTGGAGGAAAAGAGCATG CCATCCTCCATCTGTATTTTGCCCGATTCTTCAATCACTTCCTGTGTGACTCTGGTTTGCTGAAGCACAGGGAACCATTCATCCACCTCCTGACCCAGGGCATGGTCATGGGTGAATCATACTGTGTTAAGTCAAGTGGAAAATACCTTAGGAAAGATCAAGTGGACTTTTCAG GTGAGAAGCCTGTAGAAAAAGGGACAGGCGAAGAAGTACTGGTGCAATGGGAGAAGATGAGTAAATCCAAGTACAATGGGGTGGATCCTCAG gATGTAATAGACCAGTACGGAGTGGATGCGACCAGACTGGCCATTTTAGGAACGGTTCCTCCAAAAGCAAACAGAGAGTGGTCAGAACAAG CATTTGTGAACATCACCCGCTGGCAGGGGCGTGTCTGGAGCACCATTACTACGTACATAGAGCTGGCAAAGGATCCAAAATCTTCAGAGATGGATCCAAAGAAACTCACTAAGATTGAGAATGCTCTATTTCAGGACAGAAACCACTTGATACATGAG GTTACAATATCACTGGAGACCCTCTTCAACACTAGCATTGTTATGACTCTTCTATTTGACTTCATGAAGAAGATAAAG GGTGTGCCAGATGGAGCTAAACATGTCAGCAAAGAGTATGAGAAGTGTCTGGCAGACATGATAATTATGATCGCCCCATTCGCCCCAAGTTTTGCAGAGGAGCTGTGGGCAGGGTTGAGTAGTGTGGCGAGAAGCAAGGACTACCAATGG CACAAGAGCATCTTCGACCAAAGATGGCCATCTGTTGACACCAATATGATGGTGAAAGTGAAACTAGTCATGAATGGTGGAAAATCTGTGGGACAGATCTCTGTCAAACTGAAGGACTGTGGTTGTCTCAGTGAAGAGGAGGTCCTACAACTTTGTAAAAAGGAGGCGAAATTTAATCGTAGTGTTGGAGATTCCTTTGTAGGATTCCAGTGGAGCCAAAATGAGTTTCTTCAACATGTGTTAGACTTCTCAGTGCCAAGTCATGAACAACAGAATCAATATTTTAAGGAAGAAAGGGGAAAGAACTGA
- the LOC128188959 gene encoding uncharacterized protein LOC128188959 isoform X2: MNLEYKHKAIVCDSHRNGWKEGDWTDDSDQMLMILMSITDNKGKVDYKDIARRIKNWMKHGIPELGDFGGQGLGRTTATVLRQKKYEDDPHACAELVWRSGQCNIAPNGGVMRTSVVGTHRFRDLEEVAKNASDIARVTHHDHRCQASAVAVSVAIAMMLQRNEKHVDRTGHYKVDQIIKDTYDIAVKYVEIEKQKKELLTYLKCKDIKQLKLSEPGKIGYTFKSMGCGFWGLKQNDFRKAITKIVMQGGDADTNACVAGALLGCKLGLDAIPASWKDGLLHKEWLDQQISRYLRMTNGEEVESKDAGPNPGPSEKV, from the exons ATGAATTTGGAATACAAACATAAAGCCATTGTGTGTGATTCTCACAGGAATGGATGGAAGGAAGGAGACTGGACCGATGATTCTGACCAAATGCTGATGATTCTTATGTCTATCACTGATAACAAAGGGAAG GTAGACTATAAAGACATTGCTCGTAGGATCAAGAACTGGATGAAACATGGTATTCCAGAGCTGGGAGACTTTGGCGGACAAGGGCTTGGTAGAACTACAGCTACTGTTCTTcgccaaaaaaaatatgaggATGACCCACATGCA tgtGCTGAACTTGTGTGGAGATCAGGTCAGTGTAACATCGCCCCTAACGGCGGGGTCATGAGAACCTCTGTTGTTGGCACACACAGGTTCCGGGACTTGGAGGAAGTGGCCAAAAATGCTTCTGACATAGCCAGAGTAACACACCATGATCACAG ATGTCAGGCCTCAGCTGTGGCTGTGTCCGTTGCCATAGCAATGATGTTACagagaaatgaaaaacatgtgGACAGGACAGGCCATTACAAAGTTGACCAAATCATCAAGGACACGTATGATATTGCTGTTAAATACGTAGAAATTGAGAAACAA aagAAAGAGTTGTTAACGTATTTAAAGTGTAAAGACATAAAACAACTAAAGCTTTCTGAACCTGGAAAGATTGGCTACACATTCAAGTCAATGGGATGTGGATTCTGGGGATTGAAACAGAATGATTTCCGAAAAGCCATCACCAAAATTGTAATGCAG ggcGGGGATGCAGATACAAATGCATGTGTGGCAGGAGCATTGCTGGGATGTAAACTAGGATTAGATGCTATCCCTGCATCGTGGAAGGACGGTTTGTTGCACAAAGAGTGGTTAGACCAACAGATATCTAG gTACCTCAGAATGACAAATGGAGAGGAAGTAGAAAGCAAGGATGCAGGTCCAAATCCAGGGCCATCAGAAAAAGTGTGA
- the LOC128188959 gene encoding uncharacterized protein LOC128188959 isoform X1, translating into MSSSGVVLSQEEQNQIKAVLYGQCIGDAIGLLTEFLTKEEAKTYYERVKMNLEYKHKAIVCDSHRNGWKEGDWTDDSDQMLMILMSITDNKGKVDYKDIARRIKNWMKHGIPELGDFGGQGLGRTTATVLRQKKYEDDPHACAELVWRSGQCNIAPNGGVMRTSVVGTHRFRDLEEVAKNASDIARVTHHDHRCQASAVAVSVAIAMMLQRNEKHVDRTGHYKVDQIIKDTYDIAVKYVEIEKQKKELLTYLKCKDIKQLKLSEPGKIGYTFKSMGCGFWGLKQNDFRKAITKIVMQGGDADTNACVAGALLGCKLGLDAIPASWKDGLLHKEWLDQQISRYLRMTNGEEVESKDAGPNPGPSEKV; encoded by the exons GTTTTGAGCCAAGAAGAACAAAATCAGATTAAAGCTGTTCTTTATGGACAGTGTATAGGTGACGCTATTGGACTGTTGACAGAATTTCTGACCAAGGAAGAAGCTAAAACT TATTATGAGAGAGTAAAGATGAATTTGGAATACAAACATAAAGCCATTGTGTGTGATTCTCACAGGAATGGATGGAAGGAAGGAGACTGGACCGATGATTCTGACCAAATGCTGATGATTCTTATGTCTATCACTGATAACAAAGGGAAG GTAGACTATAAAGACATTGCTCGTAGGATCAAGAACTGGATGAAACATGGTATTCCAGAGCTGGGAGACTTTGGCGGACAAGGGCTTGGTAGAACTACAGCTACTGTTCTTcgccaaaaaaaatatgaggATGACCCACATGCA tgtGCTGAACTTGTGTGGAGATCAGGTCAGTGTAACATCGCCCCTAACGGCGGGGTCATGAGAACCTCTGTTGTTGGCACACACAGGTTCCGGGACTTGGAGGAAGTGGCCAAAAATGCTTCTGACATAGCCAGAGTAACACACCATGATCACAG ATGTCAGGCCTCAGCTGTGGCTGTGTCCGTTGCCATAGCAATGATGTTACagagaaatgaaaaacatgtgGACAGGACAGGCCATTACAAAGTTGACCAAATCATCAAGGACACGTATGATATTGCTGTTAAATACGTAGAAATTGAGAAACAA aagAAAGAGTTGTTAACGTATTTAAAGTGTAAAGACATAAAACAACTAAAGCTTTCTGAACCTGGAAAGATTGGCTACACATTCAAGTCAATGGGATGTGGATTCTGGGGATTGAAACAGAATGATTTCCGAAAAGCCATCACCAAAATTGTAATGCAG ggcGGGGATGCAGATACAAATGCATGTGTGGCAGGAGCATTGCTGGGATGTAAACTAGGATTAGATGCTATCCCTGCATCGTGGAAGGACGGTTTGTTGCACAAAGAGTGGTTAGACCAACAGATATCTAG gTACCTCAGAATGACAAATGGAGAGGAAGTAGAAAGCAAGGATGCAGGTCCAAATCCAGGGCCATCAGAAAAAGTGTGA